One Nostoc punctiforme PCC 73102 DNA window includes the following coding sequences:
- a CDS encoding TlyA family RNA methyltransferase produces the protein MAKQRLDTLLVELNLCSSRALAQRLIQAGEVTVNQQLVDKPGTEVDISAQINIKERSPFVSRGGEKLSKALSVFAIPVAERICLDGGISTGGFTDCLLQAGAKQVYGIDVGYGQVDWRLRNDSRVILRERTNLRQLRPDELYSENDPIPDLAVVDVSFISLTKILPALWQLTQANREAVLLVKPQFEVGRSRVGKKGVVRDPNDQADAIFQVLQVAHGLGWKYKGLTWSPITGPAGNIEYLLWLAMESEIPLPDLEAIKQITQSATTDLRKS, from the coding sequence TTGGCTAAACAGCGACTCGACACACTATTAGTAGAGCTAAATTTATGTTCTTCTCGCGCCTTGGCACAAAGGTTAATTCAGGCGGGGGAAGTGACTGTTAATCAGCAGCTAGTTGATAAGCCTGGTACTGAAGTTGATATTTCGGCTCAAATAAATATTAAAGAGCGATCGCCTTTTGTTTCTAGAGGCGGTGAAAAACTCTCCAAAGCTTTGTCAGTATTTGCCATCCCTGTAGCAGAGCGTATTTGTTTAGATGGTGGGATTTCTACAGGTGGTTTTACTGATTGTCTCTTGCAAGCTGGAGCAAAACAAGTTTACGGCATTGATGTCGGTTACGGACAAGTTGACTGGCGGTTGCGAAATGATTCGCGGGTGATTTTGCGAGAACGTACCAATTTACGCCAACTACGACCAGATGAGTTATATAGCGAAAACGATCCGATTCCTGATTTGGCGGTGGTTGATGTATCGTTTATTTCTTTAACTAAGATTCTGCCTGCTTTGTGGCAACTAACTCAAGCTAACCGAGAAGCTGTATTGTTAGTCAAGCCACAGTTTGAAGTCGGCAGATCCCGTGTGGGTAAAAAAGGTGTTGTGCGAGATCCAAACGACCAAGCTGATGCTATTTTCCAGGTGTTACAAGTAGCCCACGGATTAGGATGGAAATATAAAGGCTTAACTTGGTCGCCGATCACTGGCCCGGCTGGGAATATCGAATATCTTTTGTGGTTGGCAATGGAAAGTGAAATACCATTACCTGATTTAGAGGCGATTAAGCAAATAACGCAATCAGCAACAACTGATTTACGGAAAAGTTAA
- a CDS encoding DNA double-strand break repair nuclease NurA, whose protein sequence is MLDLTKLARQMQGLSQHLTLEAAASRQRLELAQQHLKNAYESQQDLIDRQEKWRDRILFANATPIEPLETSIDISVPPKIHTVIATDGSQIAPNHHEIAYCYLLNIGRVVLHYGQNRHPLLDSLPEVFYRPEDLYMSRQWGIRTEEWMSFRRTASETTVLAELACAAKGEAPALAMVDGSLIYWFLEQLPMEARDRILPPILEAWQQMRDAQIPLMGYLSASRSIETMNFLRLLACPHPVPDCKSHCPNQLEKVPCKIFEQLRDTSVWATRLKPGQRSTLWRSNSPILELYGDQTIYFCYVHVGTEIARIEVPAWVAENATMLEQALGLMLAQVQKGYGYPVAIAEAHNQAVVKGGDRARFFALLEQQMIKAGLKNVGTSYKEARKRGSIA, encoded by the coding sequence ATGCTTGATTTAACAAAACTGGCGCGACAAATGCAGGGCTTAAGTCAGCATCTTACCTTAGAAGCTGCTGCCAGTCGCCAGCGTTTAGAATTGGCACAACAACATCTAAAAAATGCTTATGAGTCTCAACAAGACCTAATAGATCGCCAAGAAAAATGGCGCGATCGCATTTTATTTGCTAATGCTACCCCAATTGAGCCGCTAGAAACCTCCATCGATATCTCAGTTCCGCCAAAAATTCATACTGTAATTGCTACCGATGGTTCCCAAATTGCCCCCAACCATCACGAAATTGCTTACTGTTATCTCCTCAATATTGGCAGAGTCGTCTTACACTACGGACAAAACCGCCATCCGCTACTCGATAGTTTGCCAGAAGTATTTTACCGCCCAGAAGATTTATATATGTCTCGGCAGTGGGGAATTAGAACCGAAGAATGGATGAGTTTCCGCCGCACTGCATCAGAAACAACGGTTTTAGCAGAACTTGCATGTGCAGCTAAAGGGGAAGCACCAGCATTGGCGATGGTAGATGGTTCTTTAATTTACTGGTTTTTAGAACAGTTACCGATGGAGGCGCGCGATCGCATTTTACCCCCGATCCTGGAAGCTTGGCAGCAAATGCGTGATGCTCAAATTCCCCTGATGGGTTATCTTAGCGCCTCTCGCAGCATTGAAACAATGAACTTTTTACGATTGTTGGCTTGTCCTCATCCAGTGCCAGACTGTAAAAGTCATTGCCCAAATCAGCTAGAAAAAGTACCTTGTAAAATTTTTGAACAGTTGCGAGATACTTCTGTTTGGGCAACCCGACTCAAACCAGGACAACGTAGTACCCTTTGGCGGAGTAATTCCCCAATTCTCGAACTCTACGGCGATCAAACCATTTATTTTTGCTATGTCCACGTTGGCACTGAAATCGCCCGAATCGAAGTTCCAGCATGGGTAGCGGAGAATGCAACCATGCTAGAGCAAGCATTAGGACTCATGCTAGCACAAGTACAAAAAGGATATGGCTATCCAGTAGCGATCGCCGAAGCGCATAATCAAGCAGTGGTAAAAGGCGGGGATAGAGCGCGTTTCTTTGCCCTCCTAGAACAACAAATGATTAAAGCTGGCTTAAAAAATGTCGGGACTTCCTACAAAGAAGCCAGAAAGCGTGGGAGTATTGCTTAA
- a CDS encoding prolyl oligopeptidase family serine peptidase, protein MPSLQQQVTSTDSYNYLLFLPNGLHPNGSRNETQEPLLPTIVSLHGSGERGSYLNHVKKHGVAKVVEQQPDFPFIVISPQCPRGEYWNIERLSTLLDEVIASYPVDPDRVYLTGLSMGGYGTWHLAAAQPERFAAIAPICGGGNPAQAHKLKNLPVWAFHGAKDNVVPSSESEIMVSALKAHDGNVKFTVYPEADHDSWTQTYNNPELYEWFLQYRRQPTLD, encoded by the coding sequence ATGCCGTCACTACAACAACAAGTTACTTCTACCGACAGTTATAATTACTTACTATTCTTGCCCAATGGACTGCACCCAAATGGGAGCCGCAACGAAACACAAGAGCCACTTTTACCAACAATTGTATCTTTACACGGTTCGGGTGAGCGAGGCTCTTACTTAAATCATGTGAAAAAGCACGGTGTCGCCAAGGTTGTAGAACAACAGCCAGATTTTCCCTTCATTGTCATTTCTCCCCAATGTCCGCGCGGTGAATATTGGAATATAGAGCGATTAAGCACCCTTCTGGATGAGGTTATTGCATCCTATCCTGTTGATCCAGATCGGGTTTACCTGACCGGTTTAAGCATGGGTGGTTACGGAACCTGGCATTTAGCAGCAGCGCAGCCAGAACGATTTGCTGCGATCGCGCCTATCTGTGGCGGTGGTAATCCAGCCCAAGCACATAAGCTGAAAAACCTTCCTGTGTGGGCATTTCATGGAGCAAAAGATAATGTCGTTCCCTCAAGCGAGTCCGAAATCATGGTTTCTGCACTCAAAGCCCACGATGGGAATGTGAAATTTACAGTTTATCCAGAAGCCGATCACGACTCATGGACGCAGACATACAATAATCCAGAGTTGTATGAGTGGTTTCTACAGTATCGACGACAGCCGACTTTAGATTAA
- a CDS encoding class II glutamine amidotransferase — protein sequence MCQLLGMNCNVPTDICFSFEGFSARGGKTDDHSDGWGIAFFEGKGCRMFLDAQPSVASPVAELVRSYPIHSTHVIAHIRKATQGEVALHNCHPFRRELWGQYWVFAHNGNLPNFDPENLGFYQAVGDTDSEKAFCMMLETLRSRFPDGKPDIKKLYPVLKQISDAIAKIGIFNYLLSDGEHFFAYCSTNLSYIVRQAPFAAAHLIDQDMTVDFREVTTERDRVAVIATTPLTDNEVWTKIQPGELLVFQDGQPLKICI from the coding sequence ATGTGCCAATTGCTCGGAATGAATTGCAATGTTCCAACGGATATTTGCTTTTCTTTTGAAGGGTTTTCTGCACGGGGAGGAAAAACGGATGATCATAGCGATGGTTGGGGCATTGCTTTCTTTGAAGGGAAGGGATGTCGGATGTTTTTAGATGCCCAACCTTCTGTTGCTTCTCCAGTAGCGGAGTTGGTGCGGAGTTATCCCATCCATTCAACCCATGTCATAGCCCATATCCGTAAAGCTACTCAGGGTGAAGTTGCCTTACACAACTGCCATCCTTTCCGTAGAGAATTGTGGGGTCAGTATTGGGTATTTGCTCACAACGGTAATTTGCCAAATTTTGATCCAGAAAATTTGGGCTTTTATCAAGCTGTAGGTGATACAGATAGTGAAAAAGCATTCTGTATGATGCTAGAAACATTGCGATCGCGCTTTCCCGATGGTAAGCCTGACATCAAGAAACTGTACCCTGTACTAAAACAAATTAGTGATGCAATTGCAAAAATAGGTATATTCAATTACTTATTATCTGATGGAGAACACTTTTTTGCTTATTGTTCAACTAACCTCAGCTACATTGTCCGTCAAGCGCCCTTTGCAGCTGCCCATTTGATCGATCAAGACATGACCGTAGATTTTCGGGAAGTGACTACCGAACGCGATCGCGTTGCTGTCATTGCTACGACTCCCCTCACAGACAACGAAGTTTGGACAAAAATCCAACCGGGAGAATTACTAGTTTTTCAGGATGGGCAGCCCCTGAAAATATGTATTTAG
- a CDS encoding ATP-binding protein produces the protein MKISTKFFTGSVVSVGLIVALLVGNTVAVQQIKQTIREKSNQTTETLKVTLTAENALKSEIIELKDIVLLRTQDTGMVKSSKQFLDSLDKLERLMPDATEISVIRRRHQFLTQLANQLMQWDSSDTSLADSQQYFRAINSFDRDIELFLSQLIERANQQSLLVENELENLYQVQRIISFVVVQVIVILLIGKFIVIWHPIIKSLQKLQAGTAEIADGNLNYRLDIQTGDEVEDLAKSFNYMSLKLAESRETLMKNTELIQMNQRLELEISERKQVESELQKALQELKSTQAQLIQTEKMSSLGQLVAGVAHEINNPVNFISGNIVHASEYTQQLLELVRLYQKEFPNYGHKIQEKIEDIDLEFMLDDLPKILNSMKMGSKRIQQIVLSLRTFSHLDEADMKEVDIHEGIDSTLLILQNRLKAKPEHPKIEIIKEYGKLPLVECYAGQLNQVFMNVINNAIDALDMCNAKLSPQEIESNPSKIIISTKVVSDNRVVVRIVDNGPGMTQEVKKKLFDPFFTTKPVGQGTGLGLSISYQIVVQKHSGVLQCESEIGKGTEFWIEIPLHQVAIPVASNGLKLSNDSQTLEIQIN, from the coding sequence ATGAAAATCTCCACAAAGTTTTTTACAGGTTCAGTTGTATCTGTCGGACTGATAGTAGCTCTTCTTGTTGGTAATACTGTAGCTGTCCAACAGATCAAGCAGACTATCCGTGAAAAAAGCAATCAAACCACCGAAACTCTCAAAGTTACTCTAACTGCGGAAAATGCCTTGAAATCTGAAATTATTGAACTCAAAGATATTGTCTTACTGAGGACTCAAGACACAGGAATGGTCAAGTCTTCCAAACAGTTTCTGGACTCCCTCGATAAATTAGAACGCTTGATGCCAGATGCTACAGAAATTTCAGTGATTCGTCGCCGTCACCAATTTCTTACCCAGTTGGCAAATCAATTAATGCAGTGGGATTCCAGCGACACTTCTTTAGCAGATTCCCAGCAGTATTTTAGAGCTATAAATTCTTTTGACAGAGACATTGAGTTATTTCTCAGTCAGCTAATTGAACGTGCTAATCAGCAGAGCCTATTGGTAGAAAATGAATTAGAAAACCTATATCAAGTGCAGAGAATTATCTCCTTCGTAGTTGTACAAGTTATTGTAATTCTATTGATTGGAAAATTTATAGTGATTTGGCATCCAATCATCAAGTCTTTGCAAAAATTACAAGCAGGAACCGCAGAAATTGCAGATGGAAACCTAAATTACCGTCTCGATATTCAGACCGGGGATGAAGTAGAAGACCTTGCTAAGTCATTTAACTACATGTCACTGAAGCTAGCTGAATCTCGTGAAACGCTAATGAAAAATACTGAATTAATCCAAATGAACCAACGCCTAGAGTTAGAAATTTCTGAACGCAAACAGGTAGAATCCGAACTCCAGAAAGCCCTACAAGAACTCAAAAGTACTCAAGCCCAACTGATTCAAACTGAGAAAATGTCTAGTCTGGGTCAGCTTGTGGCAGGGGTTGCACATGAAATTAATAACCCCGTTAACTTTATCTCTGGCAATATCGTTCATGCTAGCGAATATACTCAACAACTGTTAGAACTTGTACGTCTCTATCAGAAAGAATTCCCAAATTATGGACATAAGATTCAGGAAAAGATTGAAGACATTGATTTAGAATTTATGCTAGATGACCTGCCTAAAATCCTCAACTCGATGAAAATGGGATCTAAACGAATTCAGCAAATTGTCTTATCTTTACGCACCTTTTCCCATTTAGATGAAGCAGACATGAAAGAGGTTGATATTCATGAAGGTATTGATAGTACACTGCTGATTTTGCAAAATCGATTGAAAGCCAAACCAGAGCATCCTAAAATTGAAATCATCAAAGAGTATGGCAAGCTACCTCTGGTAGAGTGCTATGCAGGACAATTAAATCAAGTGTTTATGAACGTGATTAATAATGCGATCGATGCTCTTGATATGTGCAATGCTAAACTTTCTCCGCAAGAGATTGAGAGCAATCCTAGTAAGATTATAATTAGTACTAAAGTTGTTAGCGATAACCGAGTAGTAGTAAGAATTGTAGATAATGGTCCAGGTATGACCCAAGAGGTTAAAAAGAAACTATTTGATCCATTTTTTACCACTAAGCCTGTGGGTCAAGGAACAGGTTTAGGCTTATCTATTAGTTACCAAATTGTCGTACAGAAACACTCAGGAGTACTACAGTGTGAATCAGAAATAGGCAAAGGAACCGAATTTTGGATTGAGATTCCTTTGCATCAAGTGGCAATACCAGTAGCCTCTAACGGATTAAAATTGTCCAATGATTCGCAAACCTTAGAAATCCAGATAAATTAA
- a CDS encoding Calvin cycle protein CP12 codes for MTTTLNSFETAGAANLEEAITEAITEARTTCELNGSDSANCAVAWDIVEELQAEKSDQQQAKAKKNSLENYCDRHPASVECLIYDV; via the coding sequence ATGACAACTACCCTAAACTCATTTGAAACTGCTGGTGCAGCAAATCTTGAAGAAGCTATTACTGAAGCCATTACTGAAGCTCGCACAACTTGTGAGCTAAATGGCAGCGATTCTGCTAATTGTGCCGTAGCCTGGGACATTGTGGAAGAATTGCAAGCTGAGAAATCCGATCAACAGCAAGCAAAAGCAAAGAAAAACTCTTTAGAAAACTATTGCGATCGCCATCCAGCTTCCGTAGAATGTCTAATCTACGACGTTTAA
- a CDS encoding HAD family hydrolase: MTASSPTILALDFDGVICDGLIEYFEVAWRTYCEIWSPANDTPGDDLALRFYRLRPVIETGWEMPVLIKALVDGIPDEKIFHEWLSIAPQLLLNDKLQAREIAAKLDNQRDEWITTDLDGWLSLHRFYPGVVEKIKLTLDSGVKLYIVTTKEGRFVQQLLQQEGVNLPTAAIFGKEVKRPKYEILRELKQQAENKPVSLWFVEDRLKTLQLVQQQTDLEDVKLFLADWGYNTQAEREAAQNDLQIQVLSLSQFARDFSAWL; encoded by the coding sequence ATGACCGCAAGTAGTCCCACGATTTTAGCCCTGGACTTTGATGGAGTGATTTGCGACGGACTAATTGAATATTTTGAGGTAGCGTGGCGTACCTACTGTGAAATTTGGTCGCCAGCTAACGACACGCCAGGCGATGATTTAGCTTTGAGATTCTATCGCCTACGCCCCGTAATTGAGACGGGTTGGGAAATGCCCGTTTTAATCAAAGCGCTAGTAGATGGAATTCCTGATGAAAAAATTTTTCATGAATGGTTAAGCATCGCCCCACAACTTTTGTTAAATGACAAGTTACAAGCAAGAGAAATTGCTGCGAAACTAGATAACCAACGTGACGAATGGATTACCACGGATTTAGACGGTTGGCTAAGTCTGCATAGATTTTATCCGGGTGTAGTAGAAAAAATCAAATTAACTCTTGACAGTGGAGTTAAGCTATACATTGTAACCACTAAAGAGGGACGTTTTGTACAGCAGTTGCTCCAACAAGAAGGAGTTAATTTACCGACAGCAGCAATTTTTGGCAAAGAAGTCAAGCGTCCCAAATATGAAATTTTGCGAGAATTAAAACAACAAGCAGAAAACAAGCCAGTTAGTCTCTGGTTTGTAGAAGATAGACTCAAAACATTGCAGTTAGTCCAACAGCAAACAGACCTTGAAGATGTGAAACTGTTCCTTGCAGACTGGGGCTATAACACTCAAGCAGAAAGAGAAGCGGCTCAAAATGATCTGCAAATTCAGGTGTTATCACTGTCTCAGTTTGCCAGAGATTTTTCTGCTTGGCTTTAA
- a CDS encoding GTP-binding protein produces the protein MRNLQETHLNRARASLRQALSWYGYLRKSGQLSSNPELAGLLKPELEALNSTLNKLDSNVIRIAAFGLVSRGKSAVLNALLGDKILQTGPLNGVTQWPRSVRWQPGGKVLVELIDTPGLDEIEGESRADMAREVVHQADLILFVVSGDITRTEYQALLELRRSQKPLILVFNKIDLYPDTDRGAIYQNLQQLGAGHPEAKPLLTDEIVMMAAEPAAMEVRVEWPDGRVSYEWETPPPQVDELKETILNILNREGRSLLALNALIQARDAETAIAQKTIDLREQEAENIIWQFTKYKALAVMLNPIAFLDILGGTVADLALIRALARLYGLPMTSYEAGKILKTILFSSGGLLLGELGSSFILGLGKTTAAITSADNPSNISAFAGSAIAQAGIAGYGAYSVGKAAQVYLEKGCTWGQLGASSVIQEILSQVDQNTILYRLRQELGIKY, from the coding sequence GTGCGAAATCTGCAAGAAACTCATTTAAATCGTGCCCGCGCTAGTCTCAGACAAGCACTGTCTTGGTATGGATATCTCCGCAAATCAGGACAGTTGTCATCTAACCCGGAATTGGCAGGTTTGTTAAAACCGGAATTGGAAGCTTTGAACTCTACACTCAACAAGCTGGACTCTAACGTGATTAGAATTGCCGCTTTTGGTTTGGTGAGTCGCGGTAAGTCAGCAGTTTTAAATGCTTTACTGGGAGACAAAATTTTGCAAACTGGGCCCCTAAATGGTGTCACTCAATGGCCCCGTTCGGTGCGTTGGCAGCCAGGAGGTAAGGTACTAGTAGAGTTAATTGATACCCCAGGATTAGATGAAATTGAGGGTGAGTCACGGGCGGATATGGCACGAGAAGTTGTGCATCAGGCGGATTTGATTTTGTTTGTCGTGTCTGGTGATATCACGCGCACTGAGTATCAGGCATTGCTAGAATTGCGGCGATCGCAAAAACCCCTGATCTTAGTATTTAACAAAATCGACCTTTACCCAGATACAGACCGGGGAGCGATTTACCAAAATTTGCAACAATTGGGTGCTGGGCATCCTGAAGCAAAGCCTCTATTAACTGATGAAATTGTCATGATGGCGGCGGAACCAGCAGCAATGGAAGTGCGGGTTGAGTGGCCTGATGGGCGTGTCAGTTATGAATGGGAGACACCACCACCGCAAGTAGACGAACTCAAAGAAACAATTCTGAACATTCTGAATCGGGAAGGGCGATCGCTTCTGGCTTTAAATGCCCTCATCCAAGCACGGGATGCAGAAACCGCGATCGCTCAAAAAACCATCGATTTACGCGAACAAGAAGCTGAAAATATCATTTGGCAATTTACCAAATACAAAGCTTTGGCAGTAATGCTCAATCCCATCGCTTTCTTAGATATCCTTGGCGGAACTGTTGCCGATTTAGCTTTAATTCGCGCTCTAGCTAGATTATATGGTTTGCCGATGACTAGCTATGAAGCCGGAAAAATTTTAAAAACGATTTTATTTAGTTCTGGTGGCTTGCTACTGGGGGAACTAGGTAGTAGTTTTATTTTGGGCTTAGGTAAAACTACTGCTGCAATAACCAGTGCTGACAATCCCAGCAATATTAGTGCTTTTGCTGGGAGTGCGATCGCTCAAGCTGGTATCGCTGGTTATGGTGCATACTCCGTTGGCAAAGCCGCTCAGGTGTATCTCGAAAAAGGCTGCACTTGGGGACAGTTGGGCGCTAGCAGTGTAATTCAAGAAATTCTCTCTCAAGTCGATCAGAATACAATTCTGTATCGTTTGCGACAAGAGCTAGGCATAAAATATTGA
- the purE gene encoding 5-(carboxyamino)imidazole ribonucleotide mutase, producing the protein MTPLVGIIMGSDSDLPTMKDAIAVCDEFGVESEVAIVSAHRTPERMVQYAQLAHQRGIKVIIAGAGGAAHLPGMVASLTPLPVIGVPVVTRNLQGVDSLYSILQMPAGIPVATVAIGNAKNAGLLAVQILATQQPELLEKVQQYRQTLCESVIAKQEKLEQLGYEQYLKQMF; encoded by the coding sequence ATGACTCCCCTAGTTGGTATTATCATGGGCAGCGATTCTGATTTGCCCACCATGAAAGACGCGATCGCAGTTTGTGACGAATTTGGTGTTGAGAGCGAAGTGGCGATCGTTTCTGCTCACCGTACCCCAGAACGGATGGTGCAATATGCTCAACTTGCACACCAACGCGGTATTAAGGTGATTATTGCCGGTGCCGGTGGTGCTGCCCATCTGCCTGGAATGGTAGCGTCTTTAACACCACTTCCTGTTATTGGTGTTCCTGTAGTCACCAGGAACTTACAAGGTGTAGATTCTTTGTATTCTATTTTACAAATGCCTGCGGGTATTCCTGTAGCAACAGTGGCGATCGGTAATGCCAAAAATGCCGGACTTTTAGCAGTACAAATACTGGCAACTCAACAACCAGAATTGCTAGAAAAAGTCCAACAATATCGCCAAACCCTATGTGAATCAGTAATTGCAAAGCAAGAAAAGCTAGAACAACTAGGCTATGAGCAATATTTAAAGCAGATGTTTTAG
- a CDS encoding Rieske 2Fe-2S domain-containing protein yields MKENSFTNGKIPARIKTRRDFLTYTLGGTAASVAIAYLFPKVSQGREISLETLCSLYPKNSRCENYLPGSVALDKDGKQIETNALLTTAKSGIPILVKGLPDNSVDYLIIQDGPKIAEYAINPTCTHLGCTVEWDLEKNHFICPCHGSQYDSQGRVLHGPAKRSLPLLTVVVKQNQVRLVAHKPAVDPR; encoded by the coding sequence ATGAAAGAAAATTCTTTTACTAATGGCAAAATTCCAGCTAGAATAAAAACGCGCCGGGATTTTTTAACTTACACACTAGGTGGTACAGCTGCATCAGTAGCGATCGCATATCTATTTCCCAAAGTCAGCCAAGGTCGTGAGATCAGCCTAGAAACCCTTTGTTCCCTTTATCCAAAAAATTCGCGCTGTGAAAATTACCTTCCCGGATCTGTTGCACTAGACAAAGACGGTAAGCAAATCGAAACTAATGCACTATTAACAACTGCAAAGTCTGGAATTCCAATTCTCGTAAAAGGCTTGCCAGACAATAGCGTTGATTATCTCATCATTCAAGACGGGCCAAAGATTGCTGAGTATGCTATCAATCCAACTTGTACCCATTTAGGATGTACAGTTGAGTGGGATCTTGAGAAGAATCACTTTATTTGTCCTTGTCATGGATCTCAATATGATTCTCAGGGCCGAGTCCTTCATGGCCCAGCAAAGCGTTCTTTACCACTGCTCACTGTAGTAGTCAAGCAAAATCAAGTTCGTTTAGTTGCTCATAAACCTGCCGTAGATCCTCGTTAA
- a CDS encoding phosphate/phosphite/phosphonate ABC transporter substrate-binding protein → MEKCLVAPWLISRYRLLRKSRVLILVVIITLLSPGCAGKISENNQPIVDSVSANNKQNLSTLKIGVLPIQNRTEQERMIKPLKEYLEQSLGRRVDTKSQIVGVQGRHKKLEIEKVQDAIASSVDFQIAKDYEQIIDWLIQDKLDMAYLGPVSYLEAVDRGAKVEPLVAPIDKYTGQPWYRACIIVQQDSPIKTLKDLKGKRIAFVDKLSTSGYLIPLASFKKLDIDYNQDFSQVIYAGSHSKSIIALQDDIVDAAATNIPSYIKWQKSSKLTPKKFKILWESVPIPNSLIVVSKKLPPELIQRLKQAFISSPEGLEDIIGTESAGYTLVSPSDYAPIEQLRKYLNLISVPAK, encoded by the coding sequence ATGGAGAAATGCTTAGTAGCACCGTGGCTCATTAGTAGATATCGTTTATTACGTAAAAGTAGAGTTCTGATTTTAGTGGTAATCATAACCCTACTAAGTCCAGGCTGTGCTGGAAAAATATCTGAAAATAATCAGCCTATTGTCGATAGTGTTTCAGCCAATAATAAACAAAACTTATCGACTTTAAAAATTGGGGTGCTACCTATCCAAAATCGGACAGAGCAAGAACGAATGATTAAACCCCTAAAAGAATACCTGGAGCAATCCCTTGGGCGACGGGTTGATACTAAATCACAGATAGTAGGGGTGCAAGGGAGACATAAAAAACTAGAGATCGAGAAAGTACAAGATGCGATCGCAAGTTCAGTAGATTTCCAGATTGCTAAGGATTACGAGCAAATCATTGACTGGCTGATTCAAGATAAGCTAGACATGGCTTATCTTGGTCCTGTAAGCTATCTTGAAGCAGTAGACAGGGGTGCTAAAGTTGAACCATTAGTTGCTCCCATCGATAAATATACGGGACAACCCTGGTATCGTGCCTGTATCATTGTGCAACAAGACAGTCCCATCAAAACCTTAAAAGACCTCAAAGGTAAGCGGATAGCCTTTGTGGACAAATTATCAACCTCTGGCTATTTGATACCACTAGCAAGTTTCAAAAAACTAGATATTGATTATAATCAAGATTTTTCTCAAGTCATTTATGCTGGTAGCCATAGCAAAAGCATTATTGCACTACAAGATGATATTGTTGATGCCGCAGCAACTAATATTCCTTCTTACATAAAGTGGCAAAAAAGCAGCAAGCTAACACCCAAAAAATTTAAAATACTATGGGAATCTGTCCCCATACCCAATTCCCTAATAGTAGTGTCTAAAAAACTGCCACCAGAGTTAATCCAGCGACTAAAGCAGGCTTTTATTAGTAGCCCAGAAGGACTTGAGGATATTATCGGAACTGAGTCAGCCGGATACACTCTTGTAAGCCCTTCAGATTACGCCCCTATTGAGCAACTCCGTAAATATCTCAACTTAATTTCTGTTCCGGCAAAATGA